The Flavobacteriales bacterium genome window below encodes:
- a CDS encoding oligosaccharide flippase family protein produces MIKKILANKNSQALIAQIGTKGFAVISFMILARILTKEDFGQWVLYLSIMTFIDMVKAGIVQTALIKYSSGETRDRKNELIGSGWLINIVFLIIVSTICFSLYFSGVISSVGLLLFLKFYPIYGLISMPYFYFIWNHQVILDFSKITLIRIFNAVGFLLICLVSIFQKFEVEVLVQLHVSMFSVSSMLALFIGKTGWNTLFKATKKSVMQFISFAKYHTLAFLGSNLLKSSDVFLIGAFLGPTAIAIYSIPLRLVQLVETPLKSAIAVAFPILAGHDNKNDKKALSATLEEYIGVLTILYVPFMAILYLLSKPLVLLIGGDEYADSVIIFQVFLIYGLFLPFDRLTGITLDAMGMPQLNFYKVLIMASVNIIGDLMVIYFFESLEFIAVITVTNVLAGVFVGYVMVKRKIELQLKNILKRGGNVIRRSVQKAYESINLKKLSS; encoded by the coding sequence ATGATAAAAAAAATATTAGCGAATAAAAATTCACAAGCCCTGATAGCGCAAATTGGAACAAAAGGTTTTGCAGTTATTTCATTTATGATTCTTGCTCGCATTTTGACAAAAGAAGATTTTGGCCAATGGGTTTTGTATCTGTCTATCATGACGTTTATTGATATGGTGAAAGCCGGCATCGTTCAAACAGCATTAATTAAATATAGCAGTGGTGAAACTCGAGATCGAAAAAATGAACTGATAGGAAGTGGATGGTTAATCAATATTGTTTTTTTAATTATTGTATCTACGATATGTTTTAGTCTATATTTTTCGGGTGTTATAAGCTCGGTGGGACTGTTGCTTTTTCTGAAATTCTACCCAATCTATGGTCTTATATCTATGCCATATTTCTATTTCATTTGGAACCATCAAGTAATATTGGATTTTTCCAAAATTACTTTGATCCGAATTTTCAATGCAGTTGGTTTTTTATTGATATGTCTGGTATCCATCTTTCAAAAATTTGAAGTAGAGGTGTTAGTTCAGCTTCACGTTAGTATGTTTTCTGTTTCAAGTATGCTTGCTCTGTTTATTGGAAAAACAGGATGGAATACTTTGTTTAAAGCCACTAAGAAATCGGTGATGCAGTTTATTTCTTTTGCTAAATACCACACACTGGCATTTCTAGGGTCGAATTTACTTAAGAGTTCAGACGTTTTCTTAATAGGCGCATTTTTGGGTCCAACTGCCATTGCTATATATAGTATTCCATTGAGGTTGGTTCAATTGGTAGAGACACCTCTTAAAAGCGCAATTGCAGTTGCCTTCCCGATATTGGCTGGTCATGATAATAAAAACGATAAGAAGGCACTAAGTGCAACTCTTGAAGAATATATCGGGGTGCTAACCATTCTCTATGTGCCATTTATGGCAATTCTTTATTTGCTGTCAAAGCCTTTGGTATTACTTATTGGAGGTGATGAATACGCAGATTCCGTTATTATATTCCAAGTCTTTTTAATTTATGGTTTGTTCTTACCATTCGATCGTCTTACTGGAATTACATTAGATGCCATGGGCATGCCTCAGCTTAATTTTTATAAAGTACTTATCATGGCCTCAGTGAATATTATTGGAGACCTGATGGTTATATATTTCTTTGAAAGTCTTGAATTTATCGCTGTGATTACCGTAACGAATGTGCTGGCAGGCGTGTTTGTAGGGTATGTGATGGTAAAGAGGAAAATAGAATTGCAATTAAAAAACATTTTAAAACGAGGAGGAAATGTCATTAGGCGCTCCGTTCAAAAAGCCTATGAATCAATTAATCTTAAAAAACTATCATCATGA
- a CDS encoding methyltransferase domain-containing protein, translating to MKIRNPISRNHIRIPRIFEVLEVGGGHNPHFRSDVVVDKFVDSNYHRSGDVKLLENQKFIQADGADLPFKDDAFDYVICNHVLEHVDDPILFLKEQSRVAKRGYLEVPSLIGEYLHPKESHKWLILEIEGKIIMVEKDKVGFKPSHDLGDVFLHYLPKYSLGYKLMQYTHGNIQTIRYEWSESIEVIVNPSEEKYLKYFKGNWDIKEMEIMLPKRGLVSELFSTTCAFFYLLGCIIKSRIIA from the coding sequence ATGAAAATAAGAAACCCGATATCTAGAAATCATATTAGAATTCCACGAATATTTGAAGTGCTGGAGGTAGGAGGAGGGCATAACCCTCATTTTAGATCTGATGTAGTAGTTGATAAATTTGTGGATTCAAATTATCATCGTTCTGGCGATGTTAAATTATTGGAAAATCAAAAATTTATTCAGGCAGATGGTGCTGACCTTCCGTTTAAAGATGATGCATTTGATTATGTAATATGTAATCATGTTCTCGAACATGTTGATGACCCTATTTTATTTTTAAAAGAACAATCGAGAGTGGCAAAAAGAGGATATTTGGAAGTGCCGTCTTTGATTGGAGAATATTTGCATCCGAAAGAATCTCATAAGTGGCTAATATTAGAAATTGAGGGTAAAATAATAATGGTAGAGAAGGATAAAGTAGGATTTAAGCCATCACATGATTTAGGTGATGTATTTCTACATTACTTACCTAAATATTCTTTAGGATATAAATTAATGCAATACACACATGGTAATATTCAAACGATAAGGTATGAATGGTCTGAGAGTATTGAAGTAATTGTAAATCCTTCTGAAGAAAAATACTTGAAGTATTTTAAAGGTAATTGGGATATAAAGGAAATGGAAATAATGCTACCTAAAAGAGGTCTAGTCTCAGAACTATTCAGCACAACTTGTGCGTTTTTTTATCTTCTCGGTTGCATTATTAAATCTAGGATAATCGCGTAA
- a CDS encoding glycosyltransferase family 2 protein — MEVIHKKKTDPLVSIVTINYNDPLVTCELLESLKITGYSNYEVIVVDNASHLVAPQIIHDKFPDVKLVFSSTNLGFAGGNNLGVKYAKGMYIFFLNNDTVVMPLTIRILMERLKSDKNLGAVSPKIKYYDRPNVIQYAGSTLINPLTIRNRHIGNHQVDNGQYDIELATGYAHGAAMMVTRNMIKKVGPMSEKYFLYYEELDWCDRIREFGYEIRYIPSAVVYHKESLSVGKESTLKFYYQTRNRFLYARRNIHGWKFLVSMAYMTIISIPKNIISCIGDWKRMKAYCSGIIWNLSNGKLNLKPF; from the coding sequence ATGGAAGTAATACATAAGAAAAAAACAGACCCACTTGTTTCAATTGTTACTATAAATTACAATGATCCTTTAGTTACTTGTGAACTACTTGAATCGTTAAAGATTACTGGATATTCAAACTATGAAGTAATTGTAGTTGACAATGCATCCCACTTAGTTGCCCCCCAAATAATTCATGACAAGTTTCCAGATGTGAAATTGGTTTTTAGCTCCACCAATCTTGGATTTGCGGGCGGCAATAATTTGGGTGTTAAATACGCCAAAGGCATGTACATATTCTTTCTGAATAATGATACCGTGGTTATGCCATTAACAATCCGAATCCTTATGGAGCGCTTGAAATCCGATAAAAACCTTGGGGCGGTAAGTCCTAAAATAAAATATTATGATAGACCTAATGTAATTCAGTATGCTGGCTCAACACTAATAAATCCATTGACAATACGTAATAGGCATATTGGGAACCATCAAGTAGATAATGGTCAGTATGACATAGAATTGGCGACCGGCTATGCTCATGGTGCTGCTATGATGGTAACTAGAAATATGATAAAAAAGGTAGGTCCAATGTCGGAGAAGTATTTTCTCTATTATGAAGAATTGGACTGGTGTGATCGTATTCGTGAATTCGGATATGAAATAAGGTATATCCCATCAGCTGTTGTTTATCATAAGGAATCTTTGTCTGTCGGTAAAGAGAGTACGCTGAAATTTTATTATCAAACAAGAAATCGGTTTTTGTACGCCCGTAGAAATATACATGGCTGGAAGTTTCTTGTAAGCATGGCCTACATGACAATAATCTCAATACCCAAAAATATTATTAGCTGTATCGGCGACTGGAAAAGGATGAAGGCCTATTGCAGTGGAATCATTTGGAATTTATCCAATGGTAAGTTAAACCTCAAACCATTTTAA